One genomic segment of Calditrichota bacterium includes these proteins:
- a CDS encoding single-stranded-DNA-specific exonuclease RecJ yields VGNNHLKLKVRQDGIVIDAIGFNLGDLSYRVAPGEGNLDIAYVIEENEYMGHQMLQLRLKDLR; encoded by the coding sequence GTTGGCAACAACCACCTCAAGCTCAAGGTGCGCCAGGATGGTATCGTCATCGATGCGATAGGGTTTAATCTGGGCGACCTCAGTTACCGGGTTGCTCCGGGGGAAGGGAATCTGGACATCGCCTACGTCATTGAGGAGAACGAATACATGGGGCACCAGATGCTACAGCTGCGCCTCAAGGACTTGCGGTGA